GGACCAGCCGGAACTCCTCGTCCGGGGTCAGCCCGGCGACCAGCAGCGGGCGGGCGAGCAGCAGCCGGGCGGCCCGCGGCAACCGGCCGGAGGAGTCGCCATCGGCCGGGCCGCGCGCCTTCATCCGGGCACCCCGACCGACGCGAGGTCAGCTCCGGCAGAGGCCAGGTCACCTCCGGCAGCGGCCAGGTCACCTCCGGTCGGAGCCAGGTCGGTGATGTCGACCAGATGTTCCGGCCCGGTGAGCACCCCGTCGGCGGTCACGATCCGCACCGGCGGTGCCCCGTCGACGCGGACCAGACGTACCCGCAGCGTGCCGTCGGAGGTGGTGGTGCTCACCTGCGCCGCGCCCGGCGGCTGGGCCGCCAGCGCGTCGCCCAGCAGCTGAAGGAAGAGTCGGAACTCGGCGGTGTCCAATTCACCGAGGCGCGACAGCGGAACGGGCCCGGCGGTCGCCAGCGCTGCCCGGGCGCGGGCCGTCTGCGCGGTCTCCCGCTCGGCGCGCTCGGCCAGCTGGCGTCGCTGTGTGGAACGGTCCAGCACCCGGCTCGGCGAGCCGCGCCGCTCGTACGATCCGGTCTTGCGCAGTCGGGGGCTGATTTCCAGCCGGGGTGCCAGGGCCCAGGACGTCGACGCCGGTACCGGTCGTTGCTCGACCATGGTCAGGGTTTCGGTGGTGACGGTCAGGTGCCGTACCGGCGACAGGCCGAACGCCGTGTGCCACAGCCGGTGCGCGGCCTCGTCGTCGGGGGCCTGCGCGAACCACAGCGCCAGCGACCGGAAGTCGGCCGACCGGTCCGAGCGGCCGGCCCGGCGTTCGTTGATCGACGCCACCGCGCCGAGGAGTTGCCGGATCGCGCCGATGGCGGCGGTACGCAGCAGCCGGGCCTGGGACTGCCGGCTGGCGTCGCCGCTGACGAACCAGTCCCGCAGCCCGTTCCAGCGTTGCTGCCAGACCACCCGCGCCTGGTGCAGTGCCTGGTCGTCGGCATCCTCGCCGGGTGCGGCGTCGGCGGCCTCCCGGCGGGCCGCGATCTCCAGGAGCGGGCCTACGCCGGTCGCTTCGATCTGGTGGGCGAGGCCGGCGATCTCCGCGCCCCGGTTGGCGAGGTCGGCGATGAACCGTTCGATGTAGGTGATCAGTTGTTCCTTGTACGCGAGGAAGGCCGCCACGTCCGCGTCGGCGAAGTCGACGGCCCGCCGCAGCGACGCCATGAACGCCTGAGCGTTGTCGGCCAGCCCGGTGAACCGCTCGACCAGGCTCAGCATCAGCAGGTGGGTCTTTGCCGGGTCGGACGCGGACCCGGTCGCGGCCTCGGTGGCGATCCCCAGCAGGGCGCGCAGCTGGTCGGCGATGTCGGACAGCGCCACCGACTGCAGGGCACCGCGCCGGCCGATCGCCTCCTCGTACGTGGTGATCGCCTGCTCTGCGGCGTGGCCGTGCGCGCTCAGCTGGTAGAGGTAGCGGGCGCGGTGGAAGTCTTCCACGGTGGTGACCCGTCCGGTGTCCGGGTCGGCCCGCAGGTTGCCCCAGTCGGCGAGTTGGGCCAGCGCCGCCGCGACGGCCTCCAATGACGCCCCGGGACCGATCTCGGCCAGGACGTCCTCCGGACGCAGATGTACGGTGAACCGACGTTTCGCCCGGACGAAGGCGTTCAGCACGTCCCGGTACAGCGCGACGTTCTGCGCTTGCAGGTGCGCGAACGGCTGGGCGGGCGAGGTGGCACCGGCGGACATCCCGCCATCATCGCAGAGACTGGTGTGATGGCCGGGTCCCCTCTCCCCCCGCGATGCCGGCCGCCCAGATCGGGCCACGACGTCGGCCGCCGTCCATGTGGCCACAAAATTGTGATACATTGGTGCCATGACTCTCAGTGAGCACTCGGTGGGTCTTCGGGAGCTACGCCACAACACCAGCGAGGTGCTGGCGCGGGTGCGACACGGCGAGACGATCGATGTGACGGAGTACGGAAGACTGGTGGCGCGGATCGTGCCGGTGGGCGAGCGTGAGCCCACGCCAGCGCTGGACCGCCTGGTCGAGGCAGGCCGGGCACAGTTGGCGGTACGGCCGGGATTCCGGCCACGGATGCGGGCCGGGGACGGCACCGACCGGCTGGGGGACACCCTAGCGGCGCTGCGCGACGAGGAAGACTGGTGAGTCTCTACTACATCGACACGTCTGCCGCGCTCAAGTTGCTGGCCGAAGAAAGCCATTCCCGCGCGTTCGCCGCGTTCTACGACGACAGCGGCGGCGCTTCGTGGGTCAGCTCGACGTTACTGCGGATCGAGGTGATCCGGGCCGTCAGCCGGGTCATGCCGGTGGCCCTGCCGGACGCGAGAGCCCTCCTGTCGGCCTTCGGCTACGTGAGCATCGACGACGAGGTCGTGAACGCGGCGATGGACGAGCCGGACCGGATGCTGCGGTCACTGGACGCGATTCACCTGGCCACCGCGCGGGTCCTCGGCACGGACCTGACCGGCCTGGCCACCTACGACGACCGGCTGGCTGCTGCCGCGAAGGACGCGGGAATCACGGTCGTCGACCCGCGAGATTGACCAGTCCCGCCGCCCGACCGGTCAGTCAGGACACGCGCGACGCGGTGGAGCGGGGACCGTCAGGTGCGACGATCCCCGCTCGTGTTCCGCCACGTGGCGCGACTACCGTTTCCAGCGATGCCACTGCCGGACCGGGCCGCAGGGCAGGGCCTGGTCAGCCGCCGTACGTCTCGAACTCGGCGACCCTCGGCGTACCGCTGGAACTGGTGATCTCGAAGTTGATCTTCCGGAGGGTGGTCGGCGAGAAGGTGATCACGCCGGCCCCGCTACCGGTGGCCAGGACAGCGCCGTTGTCGTTGTTGACGACCCGCCACGACCCGATGTTGCCGACGGCACCGGACGCCTCCCGGATGTTGATCGCGCCGACCCTGGTGTCGGACCCCCACTTGATCGAGATCCGGCCGGTCGATCCGTTCGGCGACCAGTAGCTGCCCATGTCACCATCGCGCACGTCGCCGTAGCTGGTGCCGCTGGCCTTGCTCGACCCGTCGGAGCCGGCCCCGATGCTCAGGTTGGTCCCGCCCGGGTTCGGCGGCGGGCTGGTGGGCGGGGCGGTCGTCGGCGGAGCGGTCGTCGGCGGGGCAGTCGTCGGCGGAGCGGTCGTCGGCGGAGCGGTCGTCGGCGGCGGGCTCTGCGGTGTGCAGCTGCCGTTCGACACCCGGTTGCCCTTGTTCGCGCCGGCGAGCTGCCGGACCAGGTTGGGCACGCAGCTCGCCCCGTCCATCGGGTACGAGTACGGAATGCTGACGCTGGTGTTGGACTGCGGGTTCGGCCCGGCCGGGTTGGTGTCCCCACCACGGCTCGACCAGCTCACGTTGTCGAAGATGTTGCCGCCGACCTGCCAGTAGCCGGCCTCGCTGGTGTAGAAGGTGCCGAGGACGTCCTTGGAGTCCTCGAAGTAGTTGTTGTCCACCTTGGCCCGCGCACCCGCCCGGGAGTTGATGCCGGACTCCCGCAGGTTGACGTAGTAGTTGTTGTACATGTGGCCGATGCCGCCACGCAGCAACGGCGTACGGGAATCGATGTTCTCGTACAGGTTGTGGTGGTAGGTCACGTAGCCGTTCGAGCGGTCGCTCTCGCTGGAACCGACCAGACCACCCCGGCCCGAGTTGCGCAGGATGCTGTAGGACAGCGTCACGTACTGGGTGTTGTTCTTCATGTCGAACAGACCGTCGAAGCCCTCCGACTCGCCACCTGACGCCTCCAGGGTCACGTGGTCGACCCACACGTTGCGGACGTCGGACTCCATCCCGATCGCGTCACCGCCGTTGGACGTCGGCGAACCCGACTTCTTGACGTTACGCACCGTCACGTTCTGGATGATGATGTTGCTGGCCTCGCGGATGTGGATGCCCACCTGGTCGAAAACGGCCCCACCGCCGACCCCGACGATCGACACGTTGCTGATCTGCTTGAGCTCGATCACCCCGTCGGCGGTGTTGCAGCTGTCACCGGACACCTTGCTGGTGTTGCCGTGGTTGATCGTGCCCTGCACCTCGATGATGATCGGGGTACTGCTACTCGCCCGGTTGCACAGGGCGGCGTGGATCGCGGTCCCCGAGGTGGCGCGGACGACCTGCCCGCCCGCACCGCCGGTGGTGCCGCCGTTCTGGGTCGCGAAACCGGTCGCCCGGCCGGTGACCGACGCCGACGCCTGTGGGATGGACAGCGCCACGCCGACCGTGGCCGCCACGGCGGTGGCGGCACCCGCCGCCAGGAGCCGCAATGTGACAGGTCGTCTCATGTGTTGCCTCGCCTTCATCGTTGAACGCTGTGGGTTCGTGACTGGTTACCGCGTGTCGTCGGGCGAGCCGTTCGGGCTGCCGGCCCTCCGCCGGGCAGCACCCGGCACGCCACCGATGTGGAATGCACTTGTCGAGGTGGGTCGGCGTCCGGTTCGGGAACCGAATCGACCGATGAATGCGCAGCACGGGTCGCGAGATCGTGCTGACCGCGCCGAGGCCGCGACGACGTGCTTCGACATGTCGCGGCGGTGCGACCAACGCAGGCACTGGTGCCAACAACGGGTTGGGTGCGATGGATCTCCCGTGCCGTACGGACGACGCGGGATCGCCGTACGACTCTCACTCCGCTAGTGGCACTGCCCGATATGCCCCTGCCCGGCTACAGAGTGAAACATCAGTGAAACAACTATAGGAAAGCGGTTTCCGGGAGTGCAAGAGCTGGCGTTTGCAGGTTTTTTGCAGCGTCCGGTCCATCCGGACAGCACGATCGACCGCCCAGTGGTGAGATGACCGTCTGCGAACGTCGACTGCCGGTGACCGGACCGGACGTACCGACGATCGGCGGCGTACCGGACGTACCGACGATCGGCGGCGTCGGCGGCGCGCTGCTGCTCACCGGTGGCCTGTTGCTCCTGGCGGTACGACGTTCCCGTCCGACGGTGTCCGTCGACGACTGACCGAGACGACGCGGACGGCCGCGCCCCCGACTCTTTACATCGAAGTGTCTGAGATCCCAACGAGCACCTGACGTTGTCCGACCGCGACAACGGCCAGGATTCCCGCGCCATCTACGGGCTTCGTACCTTTGACCGTCGGGGCTGACCCGAACACCGGCGACACGGGCGAAGCCCTCGCGGCCACCGACGGCTTCGGTCAGCGGCGGCCGACGGTGAGGACCGGCTTGGTCACCTCGGCGTAGAAGTCGTTGCCCTTGTCGTCGACGACGATGAACGCCGGGAAGTCCTCCACCTCGATTTTCCAGATGGCTTCCATGCCCAGCTCCGGGTATTCGAGGACCTCCACGCGCCGGATGCAGTCCTGCGCCAGCCGGGCCGCCGGGCCGCCGATCGAGCCGAGGTAGAAGCCGCCGTGCGTACCGCAGGAGCGGGTGACCTGCGCGGACCGGTTGCCCTTGGCCAGCATGACGTGCGAACCGCCGGCGGCCTGGAACTTCTCCACGTACGCGTCCATCCGCCCGGCCGTGGTCGGGCCGAACGAGCCGGACGCGTACCCCTCGGGGGTCTTCGCCGGTCCGGCGTAGTAGACGGCGTGGTCGCGCAGGTACTGCGGCATCGGCTCACCGGCGTCCAGCCGTTCGGCGATCTTGGCGTGGGCGATGTCGCGGGCGACGACCAGCGGGCCGGTCAGCGACAGCCGGGTCTTCACCGGGTACTTCGACAGCTCGGCGCGGATCTCGGCCATCGGCCGGTTGAGGTCGACGCGGACCACGTCGGCGTCGGCGGAGGCGTCGGCGGCGAGGGTTTCGTCGGTGACGTCGGGCAGGAAGCGGGCCGGGTCGGTCTCCAGCTTCTCCAGCCAGACGCCGGACGGGGTGATCTTGGCGACGGCCTGCCGGTCGGCCGAGCAGGAGACGGCGATCGCCACCGGGCAGGAGGCGCCGTGCCGGGGCAGCCGGACCACCCGTACGTCGTGGCAGAAGTAGCGCCCGCCGAACTGCGCGCCGATGCCGAACTGACGGGTCAGTTCGAGTACCTGCGCCTCCAGCTCGACGTCCCGGAAGCCGTGCGCGCCGATGCTGCCGCTGGTCGGCAGGTTGTCCAGGTACTTGGCGCTGGCGTACTTGGCGGTCTTGAGCGCGAACTCGGCGGACGTGCCGCCGACGACGATGGCGAGGTGGTACGGCGGGCAGGCGGAGGTGCCGATCAGCCGCAGCTTCTCCTCCAGGAACTGAATCATCCTGGTCGGGTTCAGCAGTGCCTTGGTTTCCTGGTAGAGGTAGGACTTGTTGGCCGAGCCGCCGCCCTTGGCCATGAACAGGAACTTGTAGGCGTCCGGCTGCCCGCCCGGGTCCTCGGCGTACAGCTCGATCTGAGCCGGCAGGTTGGTCCCGGTGTTGCGCTCCTCCCACATGGTGATCGGCGCGAGCTGTGAGTAGCGCAGGTTGAGCTTGGTGTACGCCTCGTAGACCCCTTGGGCGATGGCCCGCTCGTCGGTGCCGTCGGTGAGCACGTGCCGGCCACGTTTGCCCATCACGATCGCGGTGCCGGTGTCCTGGCACATCGGCAGCACCCCGCCGGCCGCGATGTTGGCGTTGCGCAGCAGGTCGAGGGCGACGAACCGGTCGTTAGGTGACGCCTGCGGGTCGTCGATGATCGCCCGCAGCTGGGCCAGGTGCGCCGGGCGCAGATAGTGAGCGATGTCATGCATCGCCTCGGCGGTCAGCGCGGTCAGCACCGCCGGGTCGATGGTGAGGAACCGGCGCCTGCCGGGGCCGTGCACCACGTCGACGCCTTCGTCGCTGATCAGGCGGTATTCCGTCAGGTCGTTCCCGACGGGAAGCAGCGGGGTGTGGGAGAACGGGGCAGCACTGCTCATGAGCGGCAAGCCTAGGCCAGTCGCCGGCCGACCGGGTAACCGCTGCTCCTCGGCCGCCGCCGCCAGCCGAACCGGTATCCTCGCCGGCCGGATCAGCCGCCGCCGGCCGGATCAGCCGCCGCCGGCCGGATCAGCCGCCGGCCGGGTCAGCCGCCGCCGGCCGGGTCAGCCGCCGCCGGCCGGGTCAGCCGCCGCCGGCCGGGGAATCAGCCGTCCTTGCCAAGTTCGGGCGGACACTCCTGCTGTTTGACGCCGCCGCAGGTGGGACCAGGATCGGGGGCGTCGGGATCGTCCCGTCCGGTGCCGGGGTCCGACCCGGCGGCCCCGGCGAATCGGACGTAGCCGATCTCCCGGCCGTCGCCGATGACCATGCCGGCGGGGCCGACCGCGAGGACCTTTGCCTCGGTACGCAGGTTGGCCAGCTCGGCCCCGGTGGCCGGATCGAGGGCGATCACCCGGTCCGGTTTCTGGTCCACGACCAGCGCCGCGTGCCGGGTGAGCGCGAATCCGGCGTCGGGGTGCACCGGGCGGGTCCACCGGGCGGTCGGGTTCGGCAGGGCGTACGTCTGCAGGGTCTCGCCGTCGGCGGCACGGACCAGGGCGTACCGGTCGTCGACCGCCCGGACCTCCTGCCCGGCGGTCCCGCTCCACAGCACCCGGCCGTCGTAGGCGTCGAGCACTGTTTCCCGCATGTCAGGTGCGGTGCCGACGAGCACGCTGGCACCGCCGGTGGGGTTCTGCCGCTGGGCGCAACCGATCCGTTCGGCGGTCCGCAGGTTGATGCCGGTGCGCTGCCACACGGCCAGGTTGGTGATCGGGTCGTGGGCTCGCGCGCTGAAGTAGCAGGCCCCGTCGCGGGGGGTGGCGGTCAGGGTGAAGGCCCGGCCGGCGAACACCACGATCCGTTCGTGCCGGCCCTGCTCCAGCTCCTGGAGGGCACGGCCACGGATGGTTTCGACCACGTGGATCCGACCGTCGATCGGGAACCCGAGCATGGTCGGCATGGTCGGCGGCCCGCCGGCGTCCTCCGCCACGTCCGGGGTGGTCAGCGGCCGGCTGCCGAGCAGCTGCGGGTTGTCGGCGAACAGCACGAACCCCATGCCGGGCAAATTGGTGGTCCAGCGTGGGGTGCTTCCGCGTGGGTCCCAGGCGGTGAGCGTGCACTCGCGGGGGCTGGCGCAGCGGACGTCGAGCAGCGCGTCGCGGTAGGTCCAGACGGCGACCGCTTCGGAGTCGGCGCGCAGCACCGCGCCGGTGGCCGGGTTGACCACGTCGTAGCCGGGGACCAGTAGCTTGCCGCTGACGACGACCTGGTTGGTGGCGTCACCGGCGACGGCCGCCCAGTCGGCCTTGCGTTCCCAGATCCGGTTGCCGGAGGCGAGGCTGTGGCCCTCCACGGTGAGCCGGTGCTCGACGATCACCGCGCGATCGGTGATGGTGACGCTCTGGGGGGTGCCGCCGATGCGCTGTTGCCAGGTGACGTCGGGGCTGGCTAGTGGCTGGCTGCGGTTGACCCACTCCCACAGGTTGGGGAACGGGTTCCAGACGTTGGTGGCGGCGAGCACGATGACGATGACGAGCGCGAAGGCCAGGTAGCACTTCACGCACGGCGCGCTCCCCTTCGCCATCGGGCCACCGTAGCCGGGCCGGTCGACCAGACAGCCATCCGACCGAAATATGGCATTTAGGCGTGTCGGGGGACATTCATGCGCGGTACCCGGAGTTGTCGCCAGAGCAACAGGGTGGCGACCAGCGACAGCGCCCCGAACCCGGCCATCACCAGCCCCGGCGCCACCCACTCGGCGACCAGGCCGGCCGCCCCCGCCGCCAACCCCTGCCCGGTCATCATCCCCATGTGGGACAGCCCGAACGCCTGGCCGCGCCGCTGCGCCGGCACCGCGTCCAGGAACCGCCGGGCCAACCCCAGGTGGTACGAGAAACCGAACGTCGCCGCCCCGAACAGCACCGCCGCCACCACCAGCCCGAGATCGGCCACGAAGGCCAGCATCGGCAGCCCGAGCAGCAGCGCCAGCCACGGGGTGGCCGCCTCGCGCCGGGCCGGCGTCACCCACCGGCCGACCACCAGGTCACCGAGCAGCATCCCGGCCGCACCGGCCATGAACAACACCCCGGCCCCGTCACCACCGGTGTACGGCACCACCACCCCCTCCGCCCCGACCAGCAGCGAACCGGGCAACCAGTTGGCCAACAACAGCCCCCGGACCGGCCGGTCGGCGAGCAACTGCCGATTGACCCGCCAGGTCTCCCGGACCGCGCCCGGCCGGACCACCCCCGCCACCGCCGCCACCCGGGCCGGGCGGTCGGTCAACCCGAACCGGATCAGCGCCGCCGAGATCAGGCAGGTCACGGCGGTAGACCAGAGCGCGCCGTACGGGCCGAGCAGGCCGATCAACGCGCCACCGACCGCGAACCCGAGGACCTGGGTGGCCCCGGCGGTGATCGTGAACAACGCCCGACCCAGCACGTACCGGTCGCCGTCGAGCAGATCCGGCAGCAACGCCGTACGGGCGGCCGACGCCACCGGGGAGGCCAGCCCGACAACGAACACCAACGCCAGCGCGCCACCGGGCGGCAGCACCCCGAGCGCCAGCACCGCCACGGTCGCCACCCGGATCAGGTCGTAGCCGACCATCACCGCCCTCGGCCGCCAGCGGTCGGCGTACGCGAGCAGGAACATCCCGCCGAGCACGCTGGGCAGGAACCCGGCGACGTACGCCAGCGCGGCCAGCAGCGGCGACCCGGTGCGCTCGAAGACGAGTACGGACAGCGCCAGCATCTTCACCGTCTCGCCGATCATGAAGATGCCGTAGCTGGCGAAGATCACCCGGAACTCGGCCACCGCGAACAGGTCCCGGAAAGTGGCCCGCTCGGCCGGCGGCGCGCTACTGGTGGTGGGGGTGGTGGTCACCGGCGAAGCATGCCGTCGGGGTGCGGGTCGGCGGTAACCTTTCGGCGCACAGCGAAAGGTCGAGGCGGGCGAGCCACAGGCGGGCGAGCGACGGGTACGGCGCGGAACGGGCGGGCGAGGGGCGGGCACGGCGGATGCGGATCGAGGTGAGTTCCGGCGACATCGCGGCCAGCCGGTTCGCGATCTCGCCGCTGGGCGAGACGATGGCCGCGCTACGGCTGTTCGCCGGCACCACCGCCGCCGGGCCGCTGCTGCCCTGGGTGCACCGACATCGCGAGCGCTACCAGCTGCTGCGCCGCAGCCAGCCCGGCATCACGGCGATCCGGTCGCTCTACCACCGGCACGGCTACAACGCCGACTTCGTCCAGCCGCCGCCGGACGGGGTGGGGTTGACCTTCGCCGACCAGCTCGCCGTGGTCCGGGCCACCCCGCTGGCACAGGCCCGCGACGAAATCGCCCGCAGCCTCGCCGGCCGACCACCTCCCGCCGGAGCGGCCGGACGGCTACTCGCCGCCGACGACGTGGTGGACCGCTTCGCCGACGCGATCGACGCCGCCTGGCGGATGCTGATCGCCCCGGACTGGCCACGGCTGCGGGCCATCCTGGAGCGCGACGTGATCTACCGGGCCGGGCGGCTCACCACCTACGGCTGGTCCTCGGCGCTGGCCGACCTCGACGCCCGACTGCACTGGGAGCCGGACCCGGGCCTCATCACCGTCGACGGGTTCAGCCCCGGACGGCACCGGCTCGGTGGCCGGGGACTGCTGTTCGTACCGACGGTTTTCGGCACGTTGGCCCTGCACCTCGACCCGCCGTGGCCGTACGGGATCAGCTACCGGGCGCGCGGCGTCGCCGGGCTGTTCGGCCCGCCGGACGGCGACCGTACCGCCGACGGGCTGGACCGGCTGATCGGGCCGAGCCGGGCGGCGGTGCTGCGGGCCCTGGCCGTGCCGGCGACCACCAGTCAACTGGTCGCGCAGTCCGGCGCGGCACTGGGCACCGTCGGCGGGCATCTCGCCGTGCTCCGCGAGGCCGGGCTGGCCCGGCGGGTCCGGGCCGGGCGGGAGGTCCGCTACGAACGGACCGCGTTGGGCGACGCGCTCTGCGGGGATCCGTAGGGGGCGGTGCCGGGTCCCGTCCG
The sequence above is a segment of the Solwaraspora sp. WMMD406 genome. Coding sequences within it:
- a CDS encoding type II toxin-antitoxin system prevent-host-death family antitoxin, with the translated sequence MTLSEHSVGLRELRHNTSEVLARVRHGETIDVTEYGRLVARIVPVGEREPTPALDRLVEAGRAQLAVRPGFRPRMRAGDGTDRLGDTLAALRDEEDW
- a CDS encoding PQQ-binding-like beta-propeller repeat protein, with translation MAKGSAPCVKCYLAFALVIVIVLAATNVWNPFPNLWEWVNRSQPLASPDVTWQQRIGGTPQSVTITDRAVIVEHRLTVEGHSLASGNRIWERKADWAAVAGDATNQVVVSGKLLVPGYDVVNPATGAVLRADSEAVAVWTYRDALLDVRCASPRECTLTAWDPRGSTPRWTTNLPGMGFVLFADNPQLLGSRPLTTPDVAEDAGGPPTMPTMLGFPIDGRIHVVETIRGRALQELEQGRHERIVVFAGRAFTLTATPRDGACYFSARAHDPITNLAVWQRTGINLRTAERIGCAQRQNPTGGASVLVGTAPDMRETVLDAYDGRVLWSGTAGQEVRAVDDRYALVRAADGETLQTYALPNPTARWTRPVHPDAGFALTRHAALVVDQKPDRVIALDPATGAELANLRTEAKVLAVGPAGMVIGDGREIGYVRFAGAAGSDPGTGRDDPDAPDPGPTCGGVKQQECPPELGKDG
- a CDS encoding pectate lyase; this encodes MRRPVTLRLLAAGAATAVAATVGVALSIPQASASVTGRATGFATQNGGTTGGAGGQVVRATSGTAIHAALCNRASSSTPIIIEVQGTINHGNTSKVSGDSCNTADGVIELKQISNVSIVGVGGGAVFDQVGIHIREASNIIIQNVTVRNVKKSGSPTSNGGDAIGMESDVRNVWVDHVTLEASGGESEGFDGLFDMKNNTQYVTLSYSILRNSGRGGLVGSSESDRSNGYVTYHHNLYENIDSRTPLLRGGIGHMYNNYYVNLRESGINSRAGARAKVDNNYFEDSKDVLGTFYTSEAGYWQVGGNIFDNVSWSSRGGDTNPAGPNPQSNTSVSIPYSYPMDGASCVPNLVRQLAGANKGNRVSNGSCTPQSPPPTTAPPTTAPPTTAPPTTAPPTTAPPTSPPPNPGGTNLSIGAGSDGSSKASGTSYGDVRDGDMGSYWSPNGSTGRISIKWGSDTRVGAINIREASGAVGNIGSWRVVNNDNGAVLATGSGAGVITFSPTTLRKINFEITSSSGTPRVAEFETYGG
- a CDS encoding type II toxin-antitoxin system VapC family toxin, whose translation is MSLYYIDTSAALKLLAEESHSRAFAAFYDDSGGASWVSSTLLRIEVIRAVSRVMPVALPDARALLSAFGYVSIDDEVVNAAMDEPDRMLRSLDAIHLATARVLGTDLTGLATYDDRLAAAAKDAGITVVDPRD
- a CDS encoding fumarate hydratase produces the protein MSSAAPFSHTPLLPVGNDLTEYRLISDEGVDVVHGPGRRRFLTIDPAVLTALTAEAMHDIAHYLRPAHLAQLRAIIDDPQASPNDRFVALDLLRNANIAAGGVLPMCQDTGTAIVMGKRGRHVLTDGTDERAIAQGVYEAYTKLNLRYSQLAPITMWEERNTGTNLPAQIELYAEDPGGQPDAYKFLFMAKGGGSANKSYLYQETKALLNPTRMIQFLEEKLRLIGTSACPPYHLAIVVGGTSAEFALKTAKYASAKYLDNLPTSGSIGAHGFRDVELEAQVLELTRQFGIGAQFGGRYFCHDVRVVRLPRHGASCPVAIAVSCSADRQAVAKITPSGVWLEKLETDPARFLPDVTDETLAADASADADVVRVDLNRPMAEIRAELSKYPVKTRLSLTGPLVVARDIAHAKIAERLDAGEPMPQYLRDHAVYYAGPAKTPEGYASGSFGPTTAGRMDAYVEKFQAAGGSHVMLAKGNRSAQVTRSCGTHGGFYLGSIGGPAARLAQDCIRRVEVLEYPELGMEAIWKIEVEDFPAFIVVDDKGNDFYAEVTKPVLTVGRR
- a CDS encoding TIGR02677 family protein; translated protein: MSAGATSPAQPFAHLQAQNVALYRDVLNAFVRAKRRFTVHLRPEDVLAEIGPGASLEAVAAALAQLADWGNLRADPDTGRVTTVEDFHRARYLYQLSAHGHAAEQAITTYEEAIGRRGALQSVALSDIADQLRALLGIATEAATGSASDPAKTHLLMLSLVERFTGLADNAQAFMASLRRAVDFADADVAAFLAYKEQLITYIERFIADLANRGAEIAGLAHQIEATGVGPLLEIAARREAADAAPGEDADDQALHQARVVWQQRWNGLRDWFVSGDASRQSQARLLRTAAIGAIRQLLGAVASINERRAGRSDRSADFRSLALWFAQAPDDEAAHRLWHTAFGLSPVRHLTVTTETLTMVEQRPVPASTSWALAPRLEISPRLRKTGSYERRGSPSRVLDRSTQRRQLAERAERETAQTARARAALATAGPVPLSRLGELDTAEFRLFLQLLGDALAAQPPGAAQVSTTTSDGTLRVRLVRVDGAPPVRIVTADGVLTGPEHLVDITDLAPTGGDLAAAGGDLASAGADLASVGVPG
- a CDS encoding MFS transporter, coding for MTTTPTTSSAPPAERATFRDLFAVAEFRVIFASYGIFMIGETVKMLALSVLVFERTGSPLLAALAYVAGFLPSVLGGMFLLAYADRWRPRAVMVGYDLIRVATVAVLALGVLPPGGALALVFVVGLASPVASAARTALLPDLLDGDRYVLGRALFTITAGATQVLGFAVGGALIGLLGPYGALWSTAVTCLISAALIRFGLTDRPARVAAVAGVVRPGAVRETWRVNRQLLADRPVRGLLLANWLPGSLLVGAEGVVVPYTGGDGAGVLFMAGAAGMLLGDLVVGRWVTPARREAATPWLALLLGLPMLAFVADLGLVVAAVLFGAATFGFSYHLGLARRFLDAVPAQRRGQAFGLSHMGMMTGQGLAAGAAGLVAEWVAPGLVMAGFGALSLVATLLLWRQLRVPRMNVPRHA
- a CDS encoding DUF5937 family protein codes for the protein MRIEVSSGDIAASRFAISPLGETMAALRLFAGTTAAGPLLPWVHRHRERYQLLRRSQPGITAIRSLYHRHGYNADFVQPPPDGVGLTFADQLAVVRATPLAQARDEIARSLAGRPPPAGAAGRLLAADDVVDRFADAIDAAWRMLIAPDWPRLRAILERDVIYRAGRLTTYGWSSALADLDARLHWEPDPGLITVDGFSPGRHRLGGRGLLFVPTVFGTLALHLDPPWPYGISYRARGVAGLFGPPDGDRTADGLDRLIGPSRAAVLRALAVPATTSQLVAQSGAALGTVGGHLAVLREAGLARRVRAGREVRYERTALGDALCGDP